One Clavibacter zhangzhiyongii genomic region harbors:
- a CDS encoding CPBP family intramembrane glutamic endopeptidase — MSAPEPAPPAAAFPAPPPPPALPPLPERPPVPYHHGLRDTGGPWRGILAIVLGTVAFLVLSLVFGGVAILIEILAGRADPQDEASLTTMTPTLLLATNLSLAALIPVSMLLQRWLFGVRMGAMSSIAGRFRWRWLGRAALVMVPVFLVYIGVTFALDPSGEIRLDGEVLAYLVIVLLTTPLQSAGEEYGFRGLVQRSAGSWFRDGRVALVVGAILSSSLFALAHLAADPWLIAYYFVFGLSATISARLTGGLEAPVLIHALNNTPLFIPTVILGQMSESFDRSAGTGGPFMLLPMAVVLGSALLTGWWARRHRVETTAPRPLTAKEERRERERAWWAEELRRRETIAAWPAPTGSAAPPA; from the coding sequence ATGAGCGCACCGGAGCCCGCACCCCCCGCCGCCGCCTTCCCCGCGCCGCCCCCGCCGCCCGCCCTGCCGCCGCTCCCCGAGCGCCCGCCCGTGCCGTACCACCACGGCCTCCGGGACACCGGCGGGCCGTGGCGCGGCATCCTCGCGATCGTCCTCGGCACGGTCGCGTTCCTCGTCCTGTCGCTCGTGTTCGGCGGCGTCGCGATCCTCATCGAGATCCTCGCGGGCCGGGCGGATCCCCAGGACGAGGCGTCGCTGACGACCATGACGCCCACCTTGCTGCTCGCCACGAACCTGTCGCTCGCCGCGCTGATCCCCGTCTCGATGCTGCTGCAGCGCTGGCTCTTCGGCGTGCGCATGGGCGCGATGTCCTCCATCGCCGGCCGCTTCCGCTGGCGCTGGCTCGGCCGCGCGGCCCTCGTCATGGTGCCGGTCTTCCTCGTCTACATCGGCGTGACGTTCGCGCTCGACCCCTCCGGCGAGATCCGCCTCGACGGCGAGGTCCTCGCGTACCTCGTCATCGTGCTGCTCACCACGCCGCTGCAGTCGGCGGGCGAGGAGTACGGCTTCCGCGGCCTCGTCCAGCGCTCCGCCGGATCCTGGTTCCGCGACGGCCGCGTCGCCCTCGTCGTCGGCGCGATCCTCTCCAGCAGCCTCTTCGCGCTCGCGCACCTCGCCGCCGACCCGTGGCTCATCGCGTACTACTTCGTCTTCGGCCTCTCGGCGACGATCTCCGCGCGGCTCACGGGCGGCCTCGAGGCGCCCGTACTCATCCACGCGCTCAACAACACGCCGCTGTTCATCCCCACCGTGATCCTCGGCCAGATGTCCGAGAGCTTCGACCGCAGCGCGGGCACCGGCGGCCCGTTCATGCTGCTGCCGATGGCGGTCGTGCTCGGATCCGCGCTCCTCACCGGCTGGTGGGCCCGCCGTCACCGCGTGGAGACGACGGCGCCCCGCCCCCTCACCGCGAAGGAGGAGCGGCGGGAGCGGGAGCGGGCGTGGTGGGCCGAGGAGCTCCGGCGCCGGGAGACGATCGCCGCATGGCCCGCGCCCACCGGCTCGGCTGCTCCGCCGGCTTGA
- a CDS encoding NAD-dependent epimerase/dehydratase family protein has product MTADAATRASAATRASAATRASAAAGAGARDVLVLGGTAWIGRLVAERLVARGDRVTCLARGASGSVPTGSRHVAADRDRDDAYDAVVDADWDEVVDLTSSAEHARRAVAALADRARHWTLVSTVSVYASVAHAGDDESAAVVDPVDLEEYGQAKVAAERAVTAALAGRRMIVRPGLVTGPGDDSDRLGYWPARFALAGDGPVLVPDAADRRLQVIDARDLADLVVEVGVDALDGVVDAVGESVPLAEALDLAAEAAGSTGERVVGTDAQLADAGVRHWAGPRSLPLWLPREAAGFMARSDAGIRARGIRRRPLAETMRDVLADERERGLDRPRLSGLTRDEELELVASLR; this is encoded by the coding sequence ATGACCGCCGACGCGGCGACCCGCGCCTCCGCGGCGACCCGCGCCTCCGCGGCGACCCGCGCCTCCGCCGCGGCCGGCGCCGGCGCGCGCGACGTGCTCGTGCTCGGCGGCACCGCGTGGATCGGCCGGCTGGTCGCGGAGCGCCTGGTGGCGCGCGGCGACCGGGTGACGTGCCTCGCGCGCGGGGCCTCGGGATCCGTGCCCACGGGATCGCGGCACGTCGCCGCCGACCGGGACCGCGACGACGCCTACGACGCGGTCGTCGACGCCGACTGGGACGAGGTCGTCGACCTCACCTCCTCCGCGGAGCACGCGCGCCGCGCGGTGGCGGCGCTCGCCGACCGGGCCCGGCACTGGACCCTCGTGAGCACCGTGTCGGTCTACGCGTCCGTCGCCCACGCGGGCGACGACGAGTCGGCGGCGGTCGTGGATCCCGTCGACCTCGAGGAGTACGGCCAGGCCAAGGTCGCGGCCGAGCGCGCCGTGACCGCGGCGCTCGCCGGACGGCGGATGATCGTCCGCCCCGGGCTCGTGACCGGTCCCGGCGACGACAGCGACCGCCTCGGGTACTGGCCCGCGCGGTTCGCGCTCGCGGGCGACGGACCCGTGCTCGTGCCCGACGCCGCCGATCGGCGCCTGCAGGTCATCGACGCGCGGGACCTCGCCGACCTCGTCGTGGAGGTCGGCGTCGACGCGCTCGACGGCGTGGTCGACGCGGTGGGGGAGAGCGTGCCGCTCGCGGAGGCGCTCGACCTCGCGGCGGAGGCGGCGGGATCCACCGGTGAGCGCGTCGTCGGGACCGACGCGCAGCTCGCCGACGCGGGCGTCCGGCACTGGGCCGGCCCGCGCTCGCTGCCGCTGTGGCTGCCGCGCGAGGCCGCGGGGTTCATGGCGCGGAGCGACGCGGGGATCCGTGCGCGGGGGATCCGCCGACGGCCGCTGGCCGAGACGATGCGCGACGTGCTGGCCGACGAGCGCGAGCGCGGGCTCGACCGGCCGCGCCTCTCCGGCCTCACGCGCGACGAGGAGCTCGAGCTGGTGGCGTCGCTGCGCTGA
- the hxlA gene encoding 3-hexulose-6-phosphate synthase yields MKLQVAMDVLTTKDALELAGKAAPHVDIIELGTPLIKAEGLSAITAIKEAHPDKIVFADLKTMDAGELEADIAFSAGADLVTVLGVAGDSTIAGAVKAAKKHGKGIVVDLIGVPDKAKRAKEVTELGAEFVEMHAGLDEQAEDGYTFGDLLEAGKASGVAFSVAGGVKPGTIGDVQDAGAVVAVAGGAIYSADDPAAAAAELRAAIR; encoded by the coding sequence ATGAAGCTCCAGGTAGCCATGGACGTGCTCACGACGAAGGACGCGCTCGAGCTGGCCGGCAAGGCCGCGCCGCACGTCGACATCATCGAGCTGGGCACCCCGCTCATCAAGGCGGAGGGCCTCTCCGCGATCACCGCGATCAAGGAGGCGCACCCCGACAAGATCGTCTTCGCCGACCTCAAGACGATGGACGCCGGCGAGCTCGAGGCCGACATCGCGTTCTCCGCGGGCGCCGACCTCGTCACCGTCCTCGGCGTCGCGGGCGACAGCACCATCGCGGGCGCCGTCAAGGCCGCCAAGAAGCACGGCAAGGGCATCGTCGTCGACCTCATCGGGGTCCCCGACAAGGCGAAGCGCGCGAAGGAGGTCACCGAGCTCGGTGCCGAGTTCGTGGAGATGCACGCGGGCCTCGACGAGCAGGCGGAGGACGGCTACACGTTCGGCGACCTGCTGGAGGCCGGCAAGGCGTCCGGCGTCGCGTTCTCCGTCGCGGGCGGCGTGAAGCCCGGCACCATCGGCGACGTGCAGGACGCGGGCGCCGTGGTCGCCGTCGCCGGCGGCGCCATCTACTCGGCCGACGACCCGGCCGCGGCCGCCGCCGAGCTGCGGGCCGCCATCCGCTGA
- the hxlB gene encoding 6-phospho-3-hexuloisomerase, translating to MTNTTPDPRSIGDAPVDVAAALTLISDENARVARALTSPDLAARLDEAAGVIREGRRVFALGAGRSGLALRMTAMRFMHLGLDAHVVGEATSPAIEAGDVLLVASGSGTTAGIVSAAETAHGVGARIVALTTADGSPLADLADVTVLIPAAAKQDHGGTVSHQYAGGLFELSVALVGDAVFHALWQASGLSADDLWPRHANLE from the coding sequence ATGACGAACACGACGCCCGACCCCCGCTCCATCGGCGACGCCCCCGTCGACGTGGCCGCCGCCCTCACGCTCATCTCCGACGAGAACGCCCGCGTCGCCCGCGCGCTGACCTCCCCCGACCTGGCCGCGCGCCTCGACGAGGCGGCCGGCGTGATCCGCGAGGGTCGCCGCGTCTTCGCCCTCGGCGCCGGCCGCTCCGGCCTCGCGCTCCGCATGACCGCGATGCGGTTCATGCACCTCGGGCTCGACGCGCACGTCGTCGGGGAGGCCACCTCGCCCGCGATCGAGGCGGGCGACGTCCTCCTGGTCGCGAGCGGATCCGGCACCACGGCCGGCATCGTCAGCGCCGCCGAGACCGCGCACGGCGTCGGCGCCCGCATCGTCGCGCTGACCACGGCGGACGGCTCGCCGCTCGCCGACCTCGCGGACGTCACCGTGCTGATCCCCGCGGCCGCCAAGCAGGACCACGGCGGCACCGTCTCGCACCAGTACGCCGGCGGGCTCTTCGAGCTCTCGGTCGCGCTCGTCGGCGACGCCGTGTTCCACGCGCTGTGGCAGGCGTCCGGCCTCTCGGCCGACGACCTGTGGCCGCGCCACGCGAACCTCGAGTGA
- a CDS encoding LuxR C-terminal-related transcriptional regulator, with the protein MPSRSHPASPAARPVAPSAADQVALLDGLHDALAAPLQEVAGALSALVQPVVAHRALVIFTEDCTGRPRKKAGEAEVVENVTIAELDGILASLAAGADAARADPASAWAVEHRVGGRPRTVAAWRADTGALLVLVDPVAAHDDVARARELVRALWRSVAHGIRQQVAAAPPAYLAEARAVSSERARVVAELGDAHATTLESLLAVLRSSRTGDAAARQTAADLATNAMVELRAASDRDRSLGEEPVARAFARLRDDLRPLVRFRDLDVQFVEPPVDGRALPGEVAHAGRAIVRGAVLALVEEPDVTRVRIQWDCDGSNLLVGIRDDGAGSTTADLDALRRLTDRVAALDGTLDVTATPGWGSEIAVRLPLDAPAAGLDAAGEAGLSAREREVLALVAGGSRNRAIATSLGISENTVKFHVANLLRKMGASTRAELAGLVRG; encoded by the coding sequence ATGCCGTCCCGGTCCCACCCCGCCTCTCCCGCCGCCCGTCCCGTCGCCCCCTCCGCCGCCGACCAGGTCGCGCTCCTCGACGGCCTCCACGACGCGCTGGCCGCCCCGCTCCAGGAGGTCGCCGGCGCGCTGTCGGCGCTCGTGCAGCCCGTGGTCGCGCACCGGGCGCTCGTGATCTTCACCGAGGACTGCACGGGCCGCCCCCGCAAGAAGGCCGGCGAGGCGGAGGTCGTGGAGAACGTGACCATCGCGGAGCTCGACGGGATCCTCGCGAGCCTCGCCGCCGGGGCCGACGCCGCCAGGGCCGACCCCGCCTCCGCCTGGGCCGTCGAGCACCGCGTCGGCGGCCGCCCGCGCACGGTCGCCGCCTGGCGGGCGGACACCGGCGCGCTCCTCGTCCTCGTCGATCCCGTCGCCGCCCACGACGACGTCGCCCGGGCTCGCGAGCTGGTGCGGGCGCTGTGGCGGAGCGTCGCGCACGGGATCCGGCAGCAGGTCGCCGCGGCCCCGCCGGCCTACCTCGCGGAGGCCCGCGCGGTCTCCTCGGAGCGAGCCCGCGTGGTCGCCGAGCTGGGCGACGCGCACGCCACGACCCTCGAGTCGCTGCTCGCGGTGCTGCGCTCCTCCCGCACGGGCGACGCGGCCGCCCGGCAGACCGCGGCCGACCTCGCCACCAACGCGATGGTCGAGCTGCGGGCCGCCTCCGACCGCGACCGCTCGCTCGGCGAGGAGCCCGTCGCGCGGGCGTTCGCCCGGCTGCGCGACGACCTCCGCCCGCTCGTGCGCTTCCGCGACCTCGACGTGCAGTTCGTCGAGCCGCCCGTGGACGGCCGCGCGCTCCCGGGCGAGGTCGCGCACGCGGGCCGGGCCATCGTCCGGGGCGCGGTGCTCGCCCTCGTGGAGGAGCCGGACGTGACGCGCGTGCGCATCCAGTGGGACTGCGACGGCAGCAACCTGCTCGTGGGGATCCGCGACGACGGAGCGGGCTCCACCACGGCGGACCTCGACGCGCTCCGCCGCCTCACCGACCGCGTGGCCGCGCTCGACGGCACGCTCGACGTCACGGCGACGCCGGGGTGGGGATCCGAGATCGCCGTCCGCCTGCCGCTCGACGCCCCCGCCGCCGGCCTCGACGCCGCGGGGGAGGCGGGCCTCAGCGCGCGCGAGCGGGAGGTGCTCGCGCTCGTGGCCGGCGGATCCCGCAACCGCGCCATCGCGACCTCCTTGGGGATCAGCGAGAACACGGTGAAGTTCCACGTCGCGAACCTGCTGCGGAAGATGGGCGCGTCCACCCGGGCGGAGCTCGCGGGGCTCGTGCGCGGCTGA
- a CDS encoding bifunctional metallophosphatase/5'-nucleotidase yields the protein MRSAPTRHPSGAARSGPVRTGALALVAGLSATAVLGLGAAPASAAEGDVAIDVYSINDFHGRLETTSSTAGAAVISGAFQQAKAENPNSTLISAGDNIGASTFTSLSQQDEPTLDALNAMGVSVSTLGNHEFDQGRDDVDDRVVPASDFPYISANLYEKGTTEHAYAAYDVQDIGGVRVAFVGATTESLPELVSPAGLATIDVGSVVDASTATARALRDGDDANGEADVVVLVVHEGASTSDESSLTDDSVFGRIVTGVQADVDAVISGHTHLGYDYELPVAGRDLPLPVLQTGSYGTNLGHLSLTVDPTTKALTSISSELVPLLTAEGKPAFPADPAVQRIVDAAVAKAEVIGSRTVGEVSGDITRARQTDGSENRGGESTIGNLVADAQLWATQADLGTEIAFMNPGGIRQDLTLASSGAGDAEGEVTYKEAAIVQPFANTLTTAKITGAGVKAVLEQQWQPEGSSRPFLKLGLSRDLTYTYDPTAARGERITGVFFQGEPVDPARVFTMVANSFLAEGGDNFTELGNTTEQSDSGRVDLTAFVDYITEFSPVDPDSATRSVGIVDTTGQAPRAGQERSYELSSLLVSNAPVQDTEVVTLIDGEEVARTPIDASVVDTTDEQGRASVRFTVPADLAAGPHQLAFLLPSTGASVLYALDAESGSVVPSGTGTVPAPSTEPTLAATGSEAAPVLGTSLAALALGLALVALRRRAAAVARR from the coding sequence ATGCGCTCTGCCCCCACCCGTCACCCGTCCGGGGCCGCGCGCTCCGGCCCCGTCCGCACGGGCGCCCTCGCCCTCGTCGCCGGCCTCTCCGCCACCGCGGTCCTCGGCCTCGGCGCCGCGCCCGCGTCCGCCGCCGAGGGGGACGTCGCCATCGACGTCTACTCGATCAACGACTTCCACGGCCGCCTCGAGACCACGTCGTCCACCGCGGGCGCCGCCGTCATCTCGGGCGCGTTCCAGCAGGCGAAGGCCGAGAACCCGAACAGCACGCTGATCTCCGCGGGCGACAACATCGGCGCGAGCACCTTCACGTCGCTGTCGCAGCAGGACGAGCCCACGCTCGACGCGCTGAACGCCATGGGCGTCTCGGTCTCCACGCTCGGCAACCACGAGTTCGACCAGGGCCGCGACGACGTCGACGACCGCGTCGTCCCCGCCTCGGACTTCCCCTACATCTCGGCGAACCTCTACGAGAAGGGCACGACGGAGCACGCCTACGCGGCGTACGACGTGCAGGACATCGGCGGCGTGCGCGTCGCGTTCGTGGGCGCCACGACCGAGTCGCTGCCGGAGCTCGTGAGCCCCGCCGGCCTCGCGACGATCGACGTCGGCAGCGTCGTCGACGCCTCCACCGCGACCGCCCGCGCGCTCCGCGACGGCGACGACGCGAACGGCGAGGCCGACGTGGTCGTGCTCGTCGTGCACGAGGGAGCATCCACCTCCGACGAGTCCTCGCTCACCGACGACTCGGTCTTCGGCCGCATCGTCACGGGCGTGCAGGCCGACGTCGACGCGGTGATCTCCGGCCACACGCACCTCGGCTACGACTACGAGCTGCCCGTCGCGGGCCGCGACCTCCCGCTGCCCGTGCTGCAGACCGGCAGCTACGGCACGAACCTCGGGCACCTGTCGCTCACGGTGGATCCCACCACGAAGGCGCTCACCTCCATCTCCTCCGAGCTGGTCCCGCTCCTCACGGCCGAGGGGAAGCCGGCGTTCCCCGCGGATCCCGCCGTGCAGCGGATCGTCGACGCCGCGGTCGCGAAGGCCGAGGTCATCGGCAGCCGCACGGTCGGCGAGGTCTCGGGCGACATCACGCGCGCCCGCCAGACGGACGGCTCCGAGAACCGCGGCGGCGAGTCCACCATCGGCAACCTCGTCGCCGACGCGCAGCTGTGGGCCACGCAGGCGGACCTCGGCACCGAGATCGCCTTCATGAACCCGGGCGGCATCCGCCAGGACCTCACCCTCGCGTCCTCCGGCGCGGGCGACGCGGAGGGCGAGGTGACCTACAAGGAGGCCGCCATCGTGCAACCGTTCGCCAACACGCTCACGACCGCGAAGATCACCGGCGCGGGAGTCAAGGCGGTGCTCGAGCAGCAGTGGCAGCCCGAGGGCTCGTCGCGTCCGTTCCTCAAGCTCGGCCTCTCGCGCGACCTCACGTACACGTACGACCCGACGGCCGCGCGCGGCGAGCGGATCACGGGCGTCTTCTTCCAGGGCGAGCCGGTGGATCCCGCGCGCGTCTTCACGATGGTCGCGAACAGCTTCCTCGCGGAGGGCGGCGACAACTTCACGGAGCTCGGCAACACGACCGAGCAGAGCGACTCGGGCCGCGTCGACCTCACGGCGTTCGTCGACTACATCACCGAGTTCTCGCCCGTCGACCCCGACTCCGCGACGCGCTCGGTCGGGATCGTCGACACGACGGGCCAGGCACCCCGCGCCGGCCAGGAGCGCTCGTACGAGCTCTCCTCGCTGCTCGTCTCGAACGCGCCCGTGCAGGACACCGAGGTCGTCACGCTCATCGACGGCGAGGAGGTCGCGCGCACGCCGATCGACGCCTCGGTGGTCGACACGACCGACGAGCAGGGCCGCGCGAGCGTCCGCTTCACGGTGCCGGCCGACCTCGCCGCGGGACCGCACCAGCTCGCCTTCCTGCTGCCGAGCACGGGCGCCTCGGTGCTCTACGCGCTCGACGCGGAGTCCGGATCCGTCGTCCCGTCCGGCACGGGCACGGTGCCCGCGCCGAGCACGGAGCCGACCCTCGCGGCGACCGGATCCGAGGCGGCGCCCGTCCTCGGCACCTCGCTCGCGGCGCTCGCCCTCGGCCTCGCGCTCGTCGCGCTCCGTCGCCGGGCCGCGGCGGTCGCGCGCCGCTGA
- a CDS encoding amidase codes for MFELHHLSAQDQWDLLHRGEVTPTELVTHYLERIERLDPGLGAFTTVTADRALERARHVEREVPRTAPLWGLPFGDKDLSERAGVRTTFGSRLFRDHVSERTDPIPQALDDAGGISLGKTSAPEFGLPSYTEGLVAPPARTPWDTTRGAGGSSGGAAVAVAAGLLPFAPGSDGGGSVRIPAAATGLVGLKPSRGLVPAGSGQESLAGLVVPGPLARSVADAAMLLDAMIGRVNGRIPHPFTLRAPDDHDGDLLGAAVRGEGRFQIGVMTTTPWDDAYEIALDPSARDALAVAVRELAAVGHGLEDLALRPDPTYAPAFRTIWQAGAAGIPAEGAELDLLEPLTRWLVERGRALSARDLARALAQLTAYERSVIAQFAHVDAVLTPALAQEPRPVGWYDAEDGERNFAQQVRYTPYTSFANVTGLPAITLPVHLTDDGLPMGVQLIGRPGGEATLLAIGRQLERRLHWQRRHPPQW; via the coding sequence GTGTTCGAACTCCACCACCTCAGCGCCCAGGACCAGTGGGACCTGCTCCACCGCGGCGAGGTCACCCCGACCGAGCTCGTGACCCACTACCTCGAGCGCATCGAGCGGCTGGATCCGGGCCTCGGCGCCTTCACGACCGTCACCGCCGACCGCGCCCTGGAGCGCGCCCGGCACGTGGAGCGCGAGGTGCCGCGCACCGCGCCGCTCTGGGGCCTCCCGTTCGGCGACAAGGACCTGTCCGAGCGCGCCGGCGTCCGCACCACCTTCGGCTCGCGCCTCTTCCGCGATCACGTCTCGGAACGCACGGATCCGATCCCGCAGGCGCTCGACGACGCCGGCGGCATCAGCCTCGGCAAGACCAGCGCGCCCGAGTTCGGCCTGCCGTCCTACACGGAGGGCCTCGTCGCGCCGCCCGCGCGCACGCCCTGGGACACGACGCGCGGCGCCGGCGGATCCAGCGGGGGCGCGGCCGTCGCGGTCGCCGCGGGCCTGCTCCCGTTCGCGCCCGGCTCCGACGGCGGCGGCTCCGTGCGGATCCCCGCGGCCGCGACCGGCCTCGTCGGCCTCAAGCCGTCGCGCGGCCTCGTGCCCGCGGGGTCCGGCCAGGAGTCGCTCGCGGGCCTCGTCGTGCCCGGCCCGCTCGCGCGCAGCGTCGCCGACGCGGCCATGCTGCTCGACGCGATGATCGGCCGGGTCAACGGCCGCATCCCGCACCCCTTCACCCTGCGCGCGCCGGACGACCACGACGGCGATCTGCTGGGCGCCGCCGTCCGCGGCGAGGGCCGCTTCCAGATCGGCGTCATGACCACGACGCCGTGGGACGACGCGTACGAGATCGCGCTCGACCCCTCCGCCCGCGACGCGCTGGCCGTCGCCGTGCGCGAGCTCGCGGCCGTCGGCCACGGCCTCGAGGACCTGGCGCTCCGGCCGGATCCGACCTACGCGCCCGCGTTCCGCACGATCTGGCAGGCCGGGGCCGCGGGGATCCCCGCCGAGGGCGCCGAGCTCGACCTCCTCGAGCCGCTCACCCGCTGGCTCGTCGAGCGCGGCCGGGCGCTCAGCGCACGCGACCTCGCCCGCGCGCTCGCGCAGCTCACGGCCTACGAGCGCAGCGTCATCGCCCAGTTCGCCCACGTCGACGCGGTGCTGACGCCCGCGCTCGCGCAGGAGCCGCGGCCGGTCGGCTGGTACGACGCGGAGGACGGCGAGCGGAACTTCGCGCAGCAGGTGCGGTACACGCCGTACACGTCGTTCGCGAACGTCACGGGCCTGCCCGCGATCACGCTGCCCGTGCACCTCACCGACGACGGCCTGCCCATGGGCGTGCAGCTGATCGGACGGCCGGGCGGCGAGGCGACGCTCCTCGCGATCGGCCGGCAGCTCGAGCGCCGGCTGCACTGGCAGCGGCGGCACCCGCCGCAGTGGTGA
- a CDS encoding sulfite exporter TauE/SafE family protein, which translates to MIAPVLVAVFVGAVAQRVTGLGFALVVAPVLVILLGPFDGVMVVNLCSVLSASLVLSAVWRDVEWRRYRLLAGPAVVGIVPGALLAYLLPEPALEIGIGCLLVAALTTSLALRRTTRVIDGPGVMAGFGFSAGVMNAAAGIGGPSVSVYAVVSRWEQRGFAATLQPFFLTTGAVSLLTKLVLAPDRWPDLGTAAWVGIVVTLVAGVGAGTLLAPRIPTRGARAAVLVISFAGAITAIVKGVDGLL; encoded by the coding sequence GTGATCGCCCCCGTCCTCGTCGCCGTGTTCGTGGGCGCGGTGGCGCAGCGGGTCACCGGCCTCGGCTTCGCGCTCGTCGTGGCGCCCGTGCTCGTGATCCTGCTCGGGCCCTTCGACGGGGTGATGGTCGTCAACCTCTGCAGCGTGCTCTCGGCGTCCCTGGTCCTCTCGGCCGTGTGGCGGGACGTGGAGTGGCGGCGCTACCGGCTGCTCGCGGGGCCCGCGGTCGTCGGCATCGTGCCGGGTGCGCTCCTCGCCTACCTGCTGCCGGAGCCGGCCCTCGAGATCGGGATCGGCTGCCTGCTGGTCGCCGCGCTCACGACCTCGCTGGCGCTGCGGCGGACGACCCGGGTGATCGACGGCCCCGGCGTGATGGCGGGCTTCGGATTCTCGGCGGGCGTGATGAACGCGGCGGCCGGCATCGGCGGCCCGAGCGTGAGCGTCTACGCGGTCGTCAGCCGGTGGGAGCAGCGCGGCTTCGCGGCGACGCTGCAGCCGTTCTTCCTCACCACGGGCGCCGTCTCGCTCCTCACGAAGCTCGTGCTCGCGCCGGACCGCTGGCCCGACCTCGGCACGGCGGCCTGGGTGGGGATCGTCGTGACGCTGGTCGCCGGGGTCGGCGCGGGGACGCTGCTGGCGCCCCGGATCCCGACGCGCGGCGCCCGGGCCGCGGTCCTGGTGATCTCGTTCGCGGGCGCGATCACCGCGATCGTCAAGGGCGTCGACGGACTCCTCTAG